One stretch of Lucilia cuprina isolate Lc7/37 chromosome 6, ASM2204524v1, whole genome shotgun sequence DNA includes these proteins:
- the LOC111685319 gene encoding FACT complex subunit Ssrp1: protein MSDTLEYDISAEVRGVMTPGRLKMTEQQIVFKNSKTGKVEQIAADDIDLINSQKFVGTWGLRIFTKNGNLHRFVGFKDSENEKLGKFIKKTYNQDLVEKEMCVKGWNWGTAKFQGSVLSFDKDHKTIFEVPLSHVSQCMTGKNEVTLEFHQNDDAPVGLMEMRFHIPIVESAEDDPVETFQTNVMNKASVISASGDAIAIFREIHCLTPRGRYDIKVFSTFFQLHGKTFDYKIPMDSVLRLFLLPHKDNRQMFFVLSLDPPIKQGQTRYHYLVLLFSPEEETSIELPFSEEELKEKYEGKLEKEISGPLYEVMGKVMKVLIGRKITGPGNFIGHSGTAAVGCSFKAAAGYLYPLERGFIYIHKPPIHIRFEEIASVNFARSGGSTRSFDFEVTLKNGTIHIFSSIEKEEYSKLYDFISQKKLHVSNTGKDNKGGYKDVDFGDSDNENEPDAYLARVKAEAQEKDSDDDEGSEEESTDEDFNPTGDVSDVAEEYDSNAQSDSDDSDASGKGSGSDGGEKKHKKEKKEKKEKVEKKQKSKKPTKKKDSNKPKRATTAFMLWLNDTREQIKKDNPGIKITEIAKKGGEMWRELKDKSKWEEKAAKDKQRYLDEMKDYKPTADDSDDEEKDNAKSGSKAASKKRKKESSSPNKKSANTSGSFKSKEYISEDDSSSAEESKKKKDKSDEEDSEPEKKKTKSDKSKSKGGDKKQKKPASEEEDDDEDEEEATASEEESEDEEEASD, encoded by the exons ATGAGTGATACTTTGGAATATGATATATCGGCAGAAGTCAGAGGAGTAATG ACTCCCGGACGTCTTAAAATGACCGAGCAAcagattgtttttaaaaatagcaaaactGGTAAAGTGGAACAAATTGCAGCAGATGATATAGATTTAATTAATTCCCAGAAATTTGTGGGCACTTGGGGTTTGAGAATCTTTACCAAGAATGGTAATTTACATCGTTTTGTCGGCTTTAAGGATagtgaaaatgaaaaactggGCAAATTCATAAAGAAAACCTATAATCAAGATTTGGTGGAAAAGGAAATGTGTGTCAAGGGTTGGAATTGGGGTACAGCCAAATTTCAGGGTTCTGTACTCAGTTTTGATAAAGATCACAAGACCATCTTTGAGGTGCCCTTGTCACATGTTTCGCAATGTATGACTGGTAAAAATGAGGTAACTTTGGAATTTCATCAGAATGATGATGCTCCCGTTGGCCTAATGGAAATGCGTTTCCATATACCCATAGTGGAATCGGCTGAGGATGATCCCGTTGAAACATTCCAAACAAATGTCATGAACAAAGCCTCGGTTATATCAGCCTCTGGAGATGCTATTGCCATATTCCGTGAGATACATTGTCTGACGCCCAGAGGTCGTTATGATATCAAAGTTTTCTCCACATTCTTCCAACTGCACGGTAAAACTTTTGATTACAAAATACCCATGGACTCAGTGTTGCGTTTGTTTTTATTGCCTCATAAGGACAACAGACAAATGTTCTTTGTATTGTCTTTGGATCCTCCCATAAAACAAGGTCAAACACGTTATCACTATTTAGTTTTACTCTTCAGTCCCGAAGAGGAAACTTCAATAGAATTACCTTTCTCGGAGGAAGaattaaaagagaaatatgAGGGTAAATTGGAAAAGGAAATATCGGGTCCGCTCTATGAAGTCATGGGCAAGGTAATGAAAGTATTAATAGGACGCAAGATAACCGGACCGGGTAATTTTATAGG ACACTCCGGCACCGCTGCTGTAGGTTGTTCCTTCAAAGCAGCCGCTGGCTATCTCTATCCTTTGGAACGTGGTTTTATTTACATCCACAAGCCACCCATACACATACGTTTCGAGGAAATTGCCTCGGTAAATTTTGCCCGTAGTGGTGGTTCAACACGTAGTTTTGATTTTGAAGTAACACTCAAAAATGGCACCATACACATTTTCTCTTCCATCGAAAAGGAAGAGTACTCTAAGCTGTACGATTTCATTAGTCAAAAGAAACTGCATGTTAGCAATACGGGTAAAGATAATAAGGGCGGCTATAAGGATGTTGATTTCGGTGATTCTGACAATGAAAATGAACCCGATGCCTATTTGGCACGTGTTAAAGCCGAAGCACAGGAGAAAGATTCCGACGATGATGAGGGTTCAGAAGAAGAATCAACTGATGAAGATTTCAATCCAACCGGTGATGTTTCGGATGTGGCAGAGGAATACGATTCAAATGCTCAAAGTGATTCGGATGATTCAGATGCTAGTGGCAAGGGTAGTGGCAGTGATGGTGGTGAGAAGAAACATAAAAAGgagaagaaagagaaaaaagaaaaagtggAGAAAAAACAGAAATCG AAAAAACCCACCAAAAAGAAAGATTCCAATAAACCCAAACGAGCCACAACCGCCTTCATGTTATGGCTCAATGATACACGCGAACAAATCAAAAAAGACAATCCCGGTATAAAAATAACCGAAATTGCCAAAAAAGGCGGTGAAATGTGGCGTGAACTAAAGGATAAATCGAAATGGGAAGAGAAAGCAGCCAAGGATAAACAAAGATATTTAGATGAAATGAAAGACTATAAACCCACAGCCGATGATAGTGATGACGAGGAGAAGGACAATGCAAAAAGTGGCAGTAAAGCGGCCagtaaaaaacgtaaaaaagaaTCATCATCACCCAATAAAAAATCCGCAAATACATCGGGATCTTTTAAATCTAAAGAATATATATCAGAAGATGATTCTTCATCAGCGGAGGAGAGTAAGAAAAAGAAAGATAAATCCGATGAGGAAGATTCAGAACCGGAAAAGAAAAAGACTAAA AGCGATAAGTCTAAATCGAAAGGTGgcgataaaaaacaaaagaaaccaGCCAGCGAGGAAGAAGATGATGACGAAGATGAGGAAGAAGCCACGGCTTCTGAAGAAGAATCTGAGGATGAAGAAGAGGCTAGTGATTAA
- the LOC111685318 gene encoding NTF2-related export protein, which yields MDNEMKSKVEACSRTAEDFTKLYYQSFDKRRHQMNRLYLDNGLFVWNGNGASGKDNIQKYFIELPTSEHTISTLDAQPIVDEAVAGQLTYLIQAGGTVKYTDQPMKPFQQTFIITAQDDKWKIASDCYRLQDALVTQDNKS from the exons atggACAAT gaaatgaaatcaaaagtgGAAGCCTGCAGTCGTACGGCTGAGGATTTTACCAAATTATATTATCAATCTTTTGATAAAAGAAGACAT CAAATGAATCGTCTTTACTTGGATAATGGTCTTTTTGTATGGAATGGCAATGGTGCTTCCGGCAaagataatatacaaaaatactttatagAATTACCCACTTCGGAACATACTATTTCCACTTTGGATGCTCAACCTATTGTTGATGAGGCTGTGGCCGGACAATTAACCTATTTAATACAGGCCGGTGGCACTGTAAAGTATACGGATCAACCTATGAAACCTTTTCAACAGACTTTTATTATAACAGCTCAGGATGATAAATGGAAGATTGCTAGTGATTGTTATCGTTTGCAGGATGCTTTAGTGACGCAAGATAATAAATCGTAg
- the LOC111685326 gene encoding gastrulation defective protein 1 homolog, producing MQRGKIAFGKINLNLNKAVEKKEDNETDTEKATTSTGGFRKIDKQQMQKQNEEVADDLEAQKLKEVMGLTGFGRKTAKIFDINEQIAKAKESAPVRVETEEEENNSEDEDVIGPMPTMAGDDKVAGNKKKVEKPKGDDEEDDDDDDEEDEDDEEDMNLEKRIPDTHEVQMQHGNKAILALAGDPAGARLVSGSIDYEISFWDFAGMDSSMRSFRTIQPCENYPIRALHYSITGDMILVISGNSQAKILDRDGFEKMECVKGDPYLTDMSRTKGHVAQLTSGCWHPYTKEEFLTAAMDGTLRIWKGIKNKEQHTVIKTRAQGGLRTNAGCCIYNRDATLIAAGCLDGSIQTWDTRKMFVNTTHCVRDAHQKGSEVTSIQFSYMGQQLATRSNDETMKLWDLRNFKKPIHTWSNLFSRYDTTDCCFSPDDRLLVTGESLPKGQTHANLYFYNTQTFEEVKRIPVTHSHIIKTLWHPKLNQLFVGCGNGVIKCYYDEQRSLRGAKLCVVKTYRKKKHTEVVGVSQIITPHALPMFRQEKSRSSRKKMEKERMDPVKSHRPDLPITSGQGGRVASSGGTLSSYVIRNLGLSKRVDDDQDPREAILKYAKEAAENPYWIAPAYKQTQPKPVFSVPTEGSEEGEPDNKKAKKE from the exons atgcaAAGAGGTAAAATTGCATTtggtaaaattaatttaaatctcAATAAAGCTGTCGAAAAGAAAGAAGATAATGAAACAGACACAGAAAAAGCAACAACTTCAACAGGAGGTTTTCGAAAAATTGATAAacaacaaatgcaaaaacaaaacgaGGAGGTGGCCGATGATTTGGAAgcacaaaaactaaaagaagtGATGGGGTTGACGGGTTTTGGCAGGAAGACGGccaaaatatttgatattaat gAACAAATTGCCAAAGCCAAGGAATCGGCACCAGTAAGAGTAGAAACGGAGGAAGAAGAAAATAACAGTGAGGATGAAGATGTCATAGGACCAATGCCCACTATGGCTGGTGATGACAAAGTTGCTGGTAACAAGAAAAAGGTGGAGAAGCCGAAAGGTGATGACGAGgaagacgatgatgatgatgatgaggaagATGAAGACGATGAGGAGGATATGAATTTGGAGAAAAGAATACCCGATACTCATGAAGTTCAAATGCAACATGGCAACAAAGCTATTTTAGCTTTAGCCGGTGATCCGGCTGGTGCTCGCTTAGTATCTGGTTCTATAGATTATGAAATAAGTTTTTGGGATTTTGCCGGTATGGATTCTTCAATGCGCAGTTTCCGAACTATACAGCCATGTGAAAATTATCCCATTCGAGCTTTACATTATTCCATTACCGGCGATATGATACTGGTTATATCGGGTAATTCACAAGCTAAAATCTTAGATCGTGATGGTTTTGAGAAAATGGAATGTGTCAAGGGCGATCCTTATTTAACTGATATGTCTCGGACTAAAGGTCATGTGGCACAATTAACTTCTGGCTGTTGGCATCCCTATACTAAAGAAGAATTTTTAACCGCTGCCATGGATGGCACTCTCAGAATTTGGAAgggaattaaaaataaagaacaacATACAGTTATTAAGACGAGAGCACAGGGGGGCTTGAGAACTAATGCTGGGTGTTGTATTTATAATCGGGATGCTACCTTAATTGCGGCCGGTTGTTTAGATGGTTCTATACAAACATGGGATACTcgcaaaatgtttgtaaatacaaCACACTGTGTTAGGGATGCGCATCAGAAGGGATCCGAAGTAACCTCCATACAATTTTCATATATGGGCCAACAATTAGCCACACGCTCAAATGATGAAACCATGAAATTATGGGATTTACGTAATTTTAAAAAACCCATACACACATGGTCGAATttgttttcacgctatgacaccACCGACTGTTGTTTCAGTCCTGACGATAGACTTTTAGTAACAGGCGAGTCTTTGCCAAAGGGACAAACCCATGCCAATCTATACTTTTACAATACACAAACTTTTGAAGAAGTTAAACGTATACCCGTAACTCATTCACACATTATAAAAACTCTGTGGCATCCTAAACTCAATCAACTATTTGTGGGCTGTGGTAATGGTGTCATCAAGTGTTACTATGACGAGCAGAGAAGTCTTCGTGGTGCCAAATTGTGTGTGGTTAAAACTTATCGTAAGAAAAAGCATACTGAAGTTGTGGGTGTTTCACAGATCATAACACCACATGCCCTGCCCATGTTCCGCCAAGAGAAGTCAAGATCCTCACGTaagaaaatggaaaaagaaCGTATGGATCCGGTTAAATCACACCGGCCAGATTTGCCCATTACCAGTGGTCAAGGCGGTAGAGTGGCTAGTTCGGGTGGCACTCTCAGTTCGTATGTTATACGTAACTTGGGTCTTAGCAAACGTGTGGATGATGATCAAGATCCGCGTGAAGCTATTCTAAAGTATGCTAAAGAGGCTGCTGAAAATCCCTATTGGATAGCACCGGCATACAAGCAAACACAACCTAAACCTGTATTTTCCGTACCCACCGAGGGTAGTGAGGAGGGAGAGCCggataataaaaaggctaagaAGGAGTAA